A DNA window from Brassica napus cultivar Da-Ae chromosome A4, Da-Ae, whole genome shotgun sequence contains the following coding sequences:
- the LOC106388410 gene encoding uncharacterized protein LOC106388410 isoform X1 produces the protein MNSLQLHCCLPPQHRRLHLRFTPRTCHFLGKISFRESFLTKANASSFTCFAQSETTKQPSLEETSLSENHEPERPPFDINLAVILAGFAFESYATPPENVGKREVNAAGCNTLYLSESFVRQVYDGQLFIKLKRGFDFPALDPWGTSDPYVVMDLDGQVAKSKTKWGTKEPKWNEDFVLNIKLPPAKKIQIAAWDANLVTPHKRMGNSEVDLDCICDGNLHEVLVELDGIGGGGKVQLEIRYKGFEEIEDEKKWWKLPFISEFLKRNEIESVLSNLVDSDAIPARQFVEYAFGQLKSLNDTPPLNNTELRNNNMDGSEDDKNSSLEDSLDTKRSGEDKEGDDDGSSNESGSIRSESNLWDSFPDIVSQNIVQKLGLPSPKKLKLDGMEILEKFGLQSRKTAEAGYIESGLATADTREVDDEKEGGQLATNAPKSSIADMKNATQELLKQADNVFGALMVLKAVVPQLSKNGLGTEKVSEKNGGSGGRDNFSKSEKLSGLVNVDGEDEKNAEEMKTLFSSAESAMEAWAMLATALGHPSFIKSEFEKLCFLDNDITDTQVAIWRDARRKRVVIAFRGTEQTKWKDLQTDLMLVPVGLNPERIGGDFKEEVQVHSGFLSAYDSVRIRIISLLKMAIGYIDDVAEREDKWHVYVTGHSLGGALATLLAIELASSQLAKRGAITVTMYNFGSPRVGNKKFADVYNQKVKDSWRVVNHRDIIPTVPRLMGYCHVAHPVYLAAGEVQNMDFQKDGYHGEVIGEATPDILVSRFMKGEKELVEQILQTEIKLFNAIRDGSALMQHMEDFYYVTLLESVKLYYKNVEDLEGVEKTSI, from the exons ATGAATTCTCTGCAACTACACTGCTGCCTCCCTCCACAACACCGGCGTCTTCATCTCCGCTTCACTCCCCGCACGTGCCACTTTCTCGGGAAAATCAGCTTCCGAGAAAGCTTCTTAACCAAAGCCAACGCTAGTTCCTTCACTTGCTTCGCCCAATCCGAGACGACGAAGCAACCAAGTCTCGAAGAAACTTCTTTATCAGAGAACCACGAACCTGAACGGCCTCCGTTCGACATCAACCTCGCCGTCATCCTCGCCGGTTTCGCTTTCGAGTCCTACGCTACACCTCCG gAAAACGTCGGGAAACGTGAGGTTAATGCAGCTGGCTGTAATACTCTCTACCTCTCAGA GTCATTTGTAAGACAAGTATATGATGGacagttatttattaaactcaAAAGAGGATTTGATTTTCCTGCTTTGGATCCATGG GGAACGAGTGATCCGTACGTGGTGATGGACTTGGATGGTCAGGTTGCTAAAAGCAAAACCAAATGGGG GACAAAAGAACCGAAATGGAACGAAGACTTCGTTTTAAATATCAAGCTGCCTCCTGCAAAAAAGATACAG ATTGCTGCTTGGGATGCAAATCTTGTCACCCCACATAAACGGATGGGGAACTCCGAAGTCGACCTGGACTGCATTTGTGATG GAAACTTGCACGAGGTGCTTGTAGAATTAGACGGCATTGGAGGTGGTGGGAAAGTTCAACTGGAG atTAGATACAAGGGATTTGAGGAGATTGAAGATGAAAAGAAGTGGTGGAAGTTACCGTTTATTTCAGAATTTCTTAAAAGAAATGAAATTGAGTCAGTTTTGAGCAATCTTGTTGACTCTGATGCCATTCCAGCGCGTCAATTTGTAGAGTATGCATTTGGACAGTTAAAGTCACTCAATGATACTCCTCCTCTTAACAACACTGAACTTCGAAACAACAATATGGATGGTTCCGAAGATGACAAAAACTCTAGCTTAGAGGATTCATTGGATACAAAACGCAGTGGTGAAGATAAAGAAGGTGATGATGATGGGAGCAGCAATGAAAGTGGTAGCATTCGGTCAGAAAGTAATTTATGGGATAGCTTCCCTGACATAGTTAGTCAAAACATCGTGCAGAAACTTGGTCTTCCATCACCTAAGAAACTGAAGTTAGATGGGATGGAAATACTGGAAAAATTTGGTCTACAATCAAGAAAAACTGCAGAAGCTGGTTACATTGAATCAGGGCTTGCCACTGCTGATACTCGAGAAGTTGATGATGAAAAGGAAGGTGGTCAGCTTGCTACTAATGCACCCAAGTCTTCCATTGCAGACATGAAGAATGCAACACAAGAATTGCTTAAGCAGGCTGATAATGTCTTTGGTGCTTTAATGGTTTTAAAAGCGGTAGTGCCTCAATTAAGCAAGAACGGTCTTGGTACAGAGAAGGTCTCAGAAAAAAATGGTGGTTCCGGTGGAAGAGACAATTTCTCTAAGAGTGAGAAACTCTCTGGTCTAGTGAATGTTGACGGAGAGGATGAAAAGAACGCCGAGGAAATGAAAACACTCTTTTCTAGCGCAGAAAGTGCGATGGAGGCATGGGCAATGCTTGCCACTGCCTTGGGGCATCCAAGCTTTATCAAATCCGAATTTGAAAAGCTATGTTTCCTTGACAACGACATCACTGACACTCAA GTGGCGATTTGGCGTGATGCAAGGAGGAAAAGAGTAGTTATAGCTTTCCGAGGAACTGAACAG ACAAAGTGGAAAGATTTGCAGACTGACTTGATGCTAGTTCCTGTTGG TCTAAATCCTGAACGAATTGGTGGGGATTTCAAAGAAGAAGTACAG GTCCATAGTGGATTTCTGAGTGCATACGATTCAGTACGGATAAGGATAATATCGCTGCTCAAAATGGCGATTGGCTACAT AGATGATGTTGCCGAGCGTGAAGATAAATGGCATGTTTATGTGACTGGCCATAGCTTGGGTGGGGCATTAGCTACACTCTTGGCTATTGAACTTGCATCAAGCCAATTAGCTAA ACGTGGAGCAATCACTGTAACTATGTACAATTTTGGATCTCCAAGAGTTGGCAACAAAAAATTCGCTGATGTTTACAACCAG AAAGTAAAAGACAGCTGGAGAGTCGTAAACCACAGAGACATAATTCCCACAGTTCCTCGCTTAATGGGTTATTGTCATGTTGCTCATCCTGTTTATCTCGCTGCTGGAGAAGTG CAGAACATGGATTTTCAGAAAGATGGTTATCATGGTGAGGTGATAGGGGAAGCGACACCTGATATTCTTGTTAGTAGATTT ATGAAAGGTGAGAAGGAACTCGTTGAGCAGATACTTCAAACTGAAATCAAACTATTCAACGCAATTCGTGATGGGAGTGCCCTTATGCAGCATATGGAAGATTTCTATTACGTCACTCTGTTAGAG AGTGTGaaattatattacaaaaatgTTGAAGATCTGGAAGGAGTTGAAAAGACTAGTATATGA
- the LOC106388410 gene encoding uncharacterized protein LOC106388410 isoform X2, giving the protein MNSLQLHCCLPPQHRRLHLRFTPRTCHFLGKISFRESFLTKANASSFTCFAQSETTKQPSLEETSLSENHEPERPPFDINLAVILAGFAFESYATPPENVGKREVNAAGCNTLYLSESFVRQVYDGQLFIKLKRGFDFPALDPWGTSDPYVVMDLDGQVAKSKTKWGTKEPKWNEDFVLNIKLPPAKKIQIAAWDANLVTPHKRMGNSEVDLDCICDGNLHEVLVELDGIGGGGKVQLEIRYKGFEEIEDEKKWWKLPFISEFLKRNEIESVLSNLVDSDAIPARQFVEYAFGQLKSLNDTPPLNNTELRNNNMDGSEDDKNSSLEDSLDTKRSGEDKEGDDDGSSNESGSIRSESNLWDSFPDIVSQNIVQKLGLPSPKKLKLDGMEILEKFGLQSRKTAEAGYIESGLATADTREVDDEKEGGQLATNAPKSSIADMKNATQELLKQADNVFGALMVLKAVVPQLSKNGLGTEKVSEKNGGSGGRDNFSKSEKLSGLVNVDGEDEKNAEEMKTLFSSAESAMEAWAMLATALGHPSFIKSEFEKLCFLDNDITDTQVAIWRDARRKRVVIAFRGTEQTKWKDLQTDLMLVPVGLNPERIGGDFKEEVQVHSGFLSAYDSVRIRIISLLKMAIGYIDDVAEREDKWHVYVTGHSLGGALATLLAIELASSQLAKRGAITVTMYNFGSPRVGNKKFADVYNQKVKDSWRVVNHRDIIPTVPRLMGYCHVAHPVYLAAGEVNMDFQKDGYHGEVIGEATPDILVSRFMKGEKELVEQILQTEIKLFNAIRDGSALMQHMEDFYYVTLLESVKLYYKNVEDLEGVEKTSI; this is encoded by the exons ATGAATTCTCTGCAACTACACTGCTGCCTCCCTCCACAACACCGGCGTCTTCATCTCCGCTTCACTCCCCGCACGTGCCACTTTCTCGGGAAAATCAGCTTCCGAGAAAGCTTCTTAACCAAAGCCAACGCTAGTTCCTTCACTTGCTTCGCCCAATCCGAGACGACGAAGCAACCAAGTCTCGAAGAAACTTCTTTATCAGAGAACCACGAACCTGAACGGCCTCCGTTCGACATCAACCTCGCCGTCATCCTCGCCGGTTTCGCTTTCGAGTCCTACGCTACACCTCCG gAAAACGTCGGGAAACGTGAGGTTAATGCAGCTGGCTGTAATACTCTCTACCTCTCAGA GTCATTTGTAAGACAAGTATATGATGGacagttatttattaaactcaAAAGAGGATTTGATTTTCCTGCTTTGGATCCATGG GGAACGAGTGATCCGTACGTGGTGATGGACTTGGATGGTCAGGTTGCTAAAAGCAAAACCAAATGGGG GACAAAAGAACCGAAATGGAACGAAGACTTCGTTTTAAATATCAAGCTGCCTCCTGCAAAAAAGATACAG ATTGCTGCTTGGGATGCAAATCTTGTCACCCCACATAAACGGATGGGGAACTCCGAAGTCGACCTGGACTGCATTTGTGATG GAAACTTGCACGAGGTGCTTGTAGAATTAGACGGCATTGGAGGTGGTGGGAAAGTTCAACTGGAG atTAGATACAAGGGATTTGAGGAGATTGAAGATGAAAAGAAGTGGTGGAAGTTACCGTTTATTTCAGAATTTCTTAAAAGAAATGAAATTGAGTCAGTTTTGAGCAATCTTGTTGACTCTGATGCCATTCCAGCGCGTCAATTTGTAGAGTATGCATTTGGACAGTTAAAGTCACTCAATGATACTCCTCCTCTTAACAACACTGAACTTCGAAACAACAATATGGATGGTTCCGAAGATGACAAAAACTCTAGCTTAGAGGATTCATTGGATACAAAACGCAGTGGTGAAGATAAAGAAGGTGATGATGATGGGAGCAGCAATGAAAGTGGTAGCATTCGGTCAGAAAGTAATTTATGGGATAGCTTCCCTGACATAGTTAGTCAAAACATCGTGCAGAAACTTGGTCTTCCATCACCTAAGAAACTGAAGTTAGATGGGATGGAAATACTGGAAAAATTTGGTCTACAATCAAGAAAAACTGCAGAAGCTGGTTACATTGAATCAGGGCTTGCCACTGCTGATACTCGAGAAGTTGATGATGAAAAGGAAGGTGGTCAGCTTGCTACTAATGCACCCAAGTCTTCCATTGCAGACATGAAGAATGCAACACAAGAATTGCTTAAGCAGGCTGATAATGTCTTTGGTGCTTTAATGGTTTTAAAAGCGGTAGTGCCTCAATTAAGCAAGAACGGTCTTGGTACAGAGAAGGTCTCAGAAAAAAATGGTGGTTCCGGTGGAAGAGACAATTTCTCTAAGAGTGAGAAACTCTCTGGTCTAGTGAATGTTGACGGAGAGGATGAAAAGAACGCCGAGGAAATGAAAACACTCTTTTCTAGCGCAGAAAGTGCGATGGAGGCATGGGCAATGCTTGCCACTGCCTTGGGGCATCCAAGCTTTATCAAATCCGAATTTGAAAAGCTATGTTTCCTTGACAACGACATCACTGACACTCAA GTGGCGATTTGGCGTGATGCAAGGAGGAAAAGAGTAGTTATAGCTTTCCGAGGAACTGAACAG ACAAAGTGGAAAGATTTGCAGACTGACTTGATGCTAGTTCCTGTTGG TCTAAATCCTGAACGAATTGGTGGGGATTTCAAAGAAGAAGTACAG GTCCATAGTGGATTTCTGAGTGCATACGATTCAGTACGGATAAGGATAATATCGCTGCTCAAAATGGCGATTGGCTACAT AGATGATGTTGCCGAGCGTGAAGATAAATGGCATGTTTATGTGACTGGCCATAGCTTGGGTGGGGCATTAGCTACACTCTTGGCTATTGAACTTGCATCAAGCCAATTAGCTAA ACGTGGAGCAATCACTGTAACTATGTACAATTTTGGATCTCCAAGAGTTGGCAACAAAAAATTCGCTGATGTTTACAACCAG AAAGTAAAAGACAGCTGGAGAGTCGTAAACCACAGAGACATAATTCCCACAGTTCCTCGCTTAATGGGTTATTGTCATGTTGCTCATCCTGTTTATCTCGCTGCTGGAGAAGTG AACATGGATTTTCAGAAAGATGGTTATCATGGTGAGGTGATAGGGGAAGCGACACCTGATATTCTTGTTAGTAGATTT ATGAAAGGTGAGAAGGAACTCGTTGAGCAGATACTTCAAACTGAAATCAAACTATTCAACGCAATTCGTGATGGGAGTGCCCTTATGCAGCATATGGAAGATTTCTATTACGTCACTCTGTTAGAG AGTGTGaaattatattacaaaaatgTTGAAGATCTGGAAGGAGTTGAAAAGACTAGTATATGA
- the LOC106385529 gene encoding uncharacterized protein LOC106385529 isoform X2 — MGGSTSKQKRDTARRSIKGRSNEERRRPTRRELDEKERVISALKMAETEWRKERKNLREEVKKLRQKMQEKEEAKAKQNEWEWVVEQMCLERAVREEAVERWKQLYFAIKTELDDLIHTTYGETLRQKPHEGGAKNTVQELRKEVKVREETIETLKGRIALMEKQRHGKEREIDLLRQSLRILGSSSGKNKAPSSAPKNLPTFKTKFIACK; from the exons ATGGGTGGCTCCACAAGCAAGCAAAAGAGAGACACGGCAAGGAGAAGTATCAAGGGGAGATCAAATGAAGAGAGGAGGAGACCAACAAGAAGAGAGCTggatgagaaagagagagtcatTTCGGCTCTGAAGATGGCTGAGACAGAGTGGAGGAAAGAGAGGAAGAATCTGAGAGAAGAGGTGAAGAAGCTGAGGCAAAAGAtgcaagagaaagaagaagcaaagGCGAAACAAAACGAGTGGGAATGGGTCGTGGAACAGATGTGCTTAGAGAGAGCTGTGAGGGAAGAAGCTGTGGAGAGGTGGAAACAACTCTATTTCGCTATTAAGACTGAGCTTGATGATCTGATCCACACAACATATG GAGAGACACTGCGACAGAAACCGCATGAAGGAGGAGCAAAGAACACAGTGCAAGAACTCAGGAAGGAAGTTAAAGTTAGAGAAGAAACCATTGAGACACTCAAAGGAAGAATAGCTTTGATGGAGAAACAAAGACATGGGAAGGAAAGAGAGATCGATTTGCTGAGACAGAGTCTACGAATCCTCGGCAGTAGCAGCGGGAAGAACAAGGCACCTTCATCTGCTCCCAAAAATCTGCCgacattcaaaacaaaattcatCGCATGTAAATAA
- the LOC106385529 gene encoding uncharacterized protein LOC106385529 isoform X1, with protein MGGSTSKQKRDTARRSIKGRSNEERRRPTRRELDEKERVISALKMAETEWRKERKNLREEVKKLRQKMQEKEEAKAKQNEWEWVVEQMCLERAVREEAVERWKQLYFAIKTELDDLIHTTYVVGETLRQKPHEGGAKNTVQELRKEVKVREETIETLKGRIALMEKQRHGKEREIDLLRQSLRILGSSSGKNKAPSSAPKNLPTFKTKFIACK; from the exons ATGGGTGGCTCCACAAGCAAGCAAAAGAGAGACACGGCAAGGAGAAGTATCAAGGGGAGATCAAATGAAGAGAGGAGGAGACCAACAAGAAGAGAGCTggatgagaaagagagagtcatTTCGGCTCTGAAGATGGCTGAGACAGAGTGGAGGAAAGAGAGGAAGAATCTGAGAGAAGAGGTGAAGAAGCTGAGGCAAAAGAtgcaagagaaagaagaagcaaagGCGAAACAAAACGAGTGGGAATGGGTCGTGGAACAGATGTGCTTAGAGAGAGCTGTGAGGGAAGAAGCTGTGGAGAGGTGGAAACAACTCTATTTCGCTATTAAGACTGAGCTTGATGATCTGATCCACACAACATATG TTGTAGGAGAGACACTGCGACAGAAACCGCATGAAGGAGGAGCAAAGAACACAGTGCAAGAACTCAGGAAGGAAGTTAAAGTTAGAGAAGAAACCATTGAGACACTCAAAGGAAGAATAGCTTTGATGGAGAAACAAAGACATGGGAAGGAAAGAGAGATCGATTTGCTGAGACAGAGTCTACGAATCCTCGGCAGTAGCAGCGGGAAGAACAAGGCACCTTCATCTGCTCCCAAAAATCTGCCgacattcaaaacaaaattcatCGCATGTAAATAA